The Halomonas sp. KG2 genome segment CTGGCTGAAACGTACCCTGATGTGTGGCCGGAAGACAAAGCGGCACGCGCCTGGGCGCGTTGTGCCAGTGCCGAAATGCACAGTGGTTTTAGTGCACTGCGCAATGAGTGCTCAATGAATTGTGGCGTGCGTGTTGCGCTAAAAGAGCGTTCAGTAGGCCTAACCAATAATTTGGCACGACTAGACACGCTATGGCTGGAAGGCCTTGAACGCTTTGGAGGCCCCTTTCTGGCAGGGGAGCAGTTGTCTGCTGTTGATGCGTTTTACGCCCCAGTTGCGTTTCGGGTGCAGACGTTTAGTCTGCCGCTGAGCGAAGTATCACAGGCTTATGTTCAGCGTCTGATTGCACATCCGGCGATGGAAGAGTGGTACCAAGCCGCCTTGGCAGAAACCTGGCGTGAGCCGATGCATGAGCAGGACACGATTAAAAACGCCGCCTTATTAAACGATTACCGAGCGGTATAGCGCAGTGTCGCCCCTGTGTTTCGATAAATCCGCTACACTGACGCAAATTTTAGATGGATATTTCCAATGGCGTTGAGTGCTACCCCTTACAAAGTTGATGTCAACCTGACCGACCTTGATCGCAATGTCTATGAGACACTGCGTTTTACCGTGGCTCGGCACCCTTCTGAAACCGAAGACCGGATGTGCGCACGTTTAATCGCCTACCTATTGTGGTACAGCGAAGCGCTCGCTTTTGGTCGTGGCCTTTCCGATGTGGACGAACCCGCCTTGTGGGAAAAAAGCTTGGATGGCCGCGTGCTGCATTGGATAGAAGTCGGTTTGCCAGATGCCGAGCGTCTTACTTGGTGTTCACGCCGTGCGGAGCGGGTGTCACTATTAGCTTATGGGCGAGTAGATCTTTGGGAAAATAAAGTGCTACCGGCGGTGGCATCGCTCAAGAATGTGCATGTAGCAGGGCTACCGCAAGAGGCACTTGCTACTATCGCAGAGGGTCTGCCACGGTCCATTAACTGGGCAGTCATGATCAGCGACGGCTCGCTGTTCATTACCGATGAAAATGGCCAGCATGAAGTAACTCCTCAGTGGCTTCTCCGTGAGCGTTAGAAAGTTCAAAGCTAGCGAGTGGCCATGCTGTGGCGACGTTTTTTCCACGACAGGATGTCGAGATAGGCAGTGAGTTAGCGATGTAGATAGCAAGAAAGTACGCTTGCTATCTATTCGTGCCATTACATACAATCATTCATGTTTGTTAATAATTGATCGCTCTTGCTTTCCCCAATACTCAAGGATTGAGCCGTGAATAATACCTCTGCTCTAGGCAGGAAGGTGCTGCTTGTTATTTTACCGTTAAGCCTAATGCCCGCATTGGCCGCGGCTAGCGATAGCTCCCTGTCGGTAAAGTTTGCAAATGATGGCCTTGCCAGCAGCGATGACGGCCATTTTACCAGTGGTTTTGAGCTTAACTGGACCTTTACGCCGCAAGAAGCAAGTTGGGTGCAACGCCTTGCGACAGCGTTGCCCGATAGCCTTATCGGCCAAGCGGATAGGGCGTCTTACCGTTTGATTCACCAGATTTATACGCCGAACAATATCGAGCGCCGCGCGTTGATCGAGGATGATCGCCCTTATGCAGGTCTTGTCTACGGCGGAGTGTCGCTCTATGAAGACGTGCCGATGGGGCAATGGACGCAAGCGACCGATTTACATCTCGATATTGGGCTCGTGGGGCCATCCTCCCTTGCTGACAGTATTCAGCGCGAAGTACACCTAGTCACCGATAGCGATCGTCCTCGAGGCTGGCAAAATCAGCTGGGCGATGAGGCGCTGGTGAATTTAA includes the following:
- a CDS encoding glutathione S-transferase family protein; translated protein: MFDLYIANKNYSSWSLRPWVLMKALNIPFNEHVMPFEGGVGESNATFRRFSPSGLVPCLVDSDVEVAVWDSLAIVEYLAETYPDVWPEDKAARAWARCASAEMHSGFSALRNECSMNCGVRVALKERSVGLTNNLARLDTLWLEGLERFGGPFLAGEQLSAVDAFYAPVAFRVQTFSLPLSEVSQAYVQRLIAHPAMEEWYQAALAETWREPMHEQDTIKNAALLNDYRAV
- a CDS encoding YaeQ family protein, which encodes MALSATPYKVDVNLTDLDRNVYETLRFTVARHPSETEDRMCARLIAYLLWYSEALAFGRGLSDVDEPALWEKSLDGRVLHWIEVGLPDAERLTWCSRRAERVSLLAYGRVDLWENKVLPAVASLKNVHVAGLPQEALATIAEGLPRSINWAVMISDGSLFITDENGQHEVTPQWLLRER
- a CDS encoding lipid A deacylase LpxR family protein, with the protein product MNNTSALGRKVLLVILPLSLMPALAAASDSSLSVKFANDGLASSDDGHFTSGFELNWTFTPQEASWVQRLATALPDSLIGQADRASYRLIHQIYTPNNIERRALIEDDRPYAGLVYGGVSLYEDVPMGQWTQATDLHLDIGLVGPSSLADSIQREVHLVTDSDRPRGWQNQLGDEALVNLTVRRQWWNDIPLVGKQFSHGPSVGAALGNLYTYASAGYSGDFQPSCPNGCA